In Anabrus simplex isolate iqAnaSimp1 chromosome 14, ASM4041472v1, whole genome shotgun sequence, a genomic segment contains:
- the LOC136885456 gene encoding follicle cell protein 3C-1-like: MASLVVILLISLLLQVPRTVICKSGECHCAIYKQGMSVVEQWPLITVTPLIRVPCDSKGKRGCREVCIDMANQTWLKTSSFMCGMLKGDTDSMELAVFFKSCFNNDWESTGITTTTSFCCRIGRPTEC, translated from the exons ATGGCTTCTCTTGTTGTCATTCTGCTGATCAGTCTCTTGTTACAAGTTCCACGGACAGT GATTTGCAAGTCAGGAGAGTGTCACTGCGCCATCTACAAACAAGGGATGTCGGTAGTCGAACAGTGGCCGCTCATCACCGTCACTCCACTCATCCGAGTGCCCTGCGACTCGAAGGGCAAACGAGGCTGTAGGGAGGTGTGCATTGATATG GCAAACCAGACATGGCTGAAGACATCAAGTTTCATGTGTGGCATGTTGAAGGGAGACACAGATTCCATGGAG TTGGCAGTGTTCTTCAAGAGCTGTTTCAATAATGACTGGGAGTCCACTGGTATTACAACCACCACATCTTTCTGCTGTAGGATTGGCCGACCAACCGAGTGCTGA